Within Metabacillus sp. KUDC1714, the genomic segment CTCTAGTCTTGATCCGATTTTCCCTTAAATTAAAATGCTCCCATGAAATTATCTTTGTGCCGATTATTTTCTTTATTGGTAGTGTATAAATGCTTAATAAGACATCAATATCAATTACTATATCTGTCTTATTTGTTTTAAAAAAACTAATAAGTTTTTTATATGGCATTAATTTTCTAGACAAAAAACCATTATAATTCTCCATACCTAGACTATATAATGGTATTCTTTCATCTATATAATAATAGGATTTTAAGCCATTTCGATAACTAAGAAATGATACTTCATGTCCCCTTTTAACAAGTTCATTTGCAATAATAGTCGAAACTCTTTCTGTACCACCATTCCTTGATATATCACCCGAAAAAAAACATATTTTAAATTTTTTATCCATTTATTACTTCCCTCATTAGCTTTACATATTGTGATTTACTTTTTTCAGTAGAGTATTCTAATGAATGCTTAACTAATTTCGATTTGTTAATAGGATTGTTTAAACATTTTTTCGTCTTTAATAATAAATCATCGCTATCATTTAATTTACATAGAAAACCATATTTGTTTTCATCTAAAATTTCCTTAGGTCCTGTAGGGCAATCAGTTGAAACTATATTACATCCACAAGCTAGGGCTTCAATAAGTACTGTAGGTAACCCTTCATATCTAGAAGATAAGATAAAGGCGTCAGCATGTTTAAAATAACTATATGGATTATCTACAAATCCTACAAAATCAACAAATTTTTCAATGTTGTTATTTTTACAAAACAACTCTAGTTCTTTCCTTAGTTCTCCTTCTCCTAAAATTATCAGTCTTACGTCAACCTCTTCTTTTAGTTTTATTAACATTTCCAACAAAAGTATCTGGTTCTTCTGATAAGTTAATCTTCCTGCTGTAATTATAGTTTTAAAATTTCTATTTGTTTTTAACCATGGGTGCGGACAGGAATTTTCTGACTTTCTAATAATATCAGAACTTACAACTGGATTATATATAGTAATAGTCTTATTAGGATCTACTTTTGTTAAATTAACATATTCTTTTCTTGCATCTTCTGATACAACAATTATCTTATTCAACTGTCTATCTAACTTTTTAGTTAAATAGTTCTTAATTTTAGGATAGTTTATCTTCTCTTGGGATACAGAGTTATGGATAGTTCCTAAAAGTGGAATATTAGTTTTAATGGCTAGTCGTCGTGCAATTGAGGCTATTAAATTCATTCCTCTAGTGACACTTATAATACATTTAAACTCATTCTTATTAAATATTTGAATTAACTTCAAAACATTTACTATATTCCGTAATATCTTAGTACTATTGGAAACATTCAGATCGATAATCTTTATATATTTTGGAACTGTACTACTTAAAACACCAGTATTATTTTTAACTATTATAGAAACATCAAATCCATCTTTATATAATAAATCGGCAAGAGTAATTGTTACTTTCTCTGCACCGCCTCCATTAAAATTATGCATATAAAATGCTATTTTTTGCATTGTATCCCTTCCTTTTCGATAAAGCCAATCCTAAAATGACACCTATGATAATATTTTGTGGAGAACTATTGAATATTGGCTCTCCCGAAGATTCAACAAGTGCTTGGACTAAGATTAAAATTGAAAATAAACAGAAATGATTGTCTTTATTTTTTTTATAGATTGAATATAACCTTTTAAATATATATATCAGTAATACGCAATATACAACAAAGCCTAAAAATCCAGTTTCTCCTATAACTGCTGGCCAAAAAGTATCTGTACCAAAAAAGGGATTTTGAGGATCTAATCCGTAAACATCATTTATACCATATTTATAATAAAATTCACTATAATTAATTCTTGCAAACCAGCTAGCAAATTTCCCAAATCCAACCCCTATTGGAAAGTAGTCTCTTAAGATTTCTAAACTTGTATGTGAAAGAGCATACCTTGCACTAATAGTATCAGTTTGAGTAAAATATAGTGTATAAGTATTATAAATTAACCTCCCAAAAAACAACCAAATTATTGATAATAAGCCAATTGTAGAAAAGATTTGTGTTGCTTTTATTTTCCTATTTTCAATAACATATACATATACTACTATTACCACTAAAATTGCTAGTATAACTTTAACCTTAAAGGACAATATTGCCATCACTGAAAAAAAGAAAAAACTATAGATAAGCTTTTTTTCTTTTTTTCTTGTATATTCACTAAAATAATAAAAGGCAGTAAATAACATAAACCACCCATATATTCCTGGATGGATAAATAAAGACATTACGCTTGTAAAGCCTAATCTATAATCAGTAAAACCAAAAGGGAATATTTTCAAATATAAATTGGGTAAAATAAAATTAAATATTCCTACTATAGCACAAATGTACGCGGCAAACTTTATTGCTTCAACAATATAAATAGAAGTATTTTTCTTGAGTGGGACATTTATAACTGAAAAAATCAAAATATAGACTTTAACCACTAGGAACCCACCCATTAATAAGTTGTATATCTGATAATTACTATTAATTACACCTGAAATGAAGCCTATAAATAAATAAATTATTGATAAGATAAATATAAAAAAGCTAGTCCTGTTAATTTTCCCATTACCTATACAATAAAAAATAGCAATTGTAGCATACAAAAGAATAAATAATTCATCCAAACTATTTACAAATGAAGAATTATAATAGTAAAGGATTGTATCCTGAAATAAAAAGGTACACACCATTATAAAAACAATTAACTTTTTAATACTGAATTTCATTTAAACACCTACTATGAAGTTCAAATAATCTATATAATATCTTTCTCAAATTGACAAAGTATGTTTTTAGGCTCTATTAATACTGTTCCTTAATCAATATTATCTCGTAAGTTTTAATAATTCATACTATATTTCTTAAACCGAAACTGTAAGTCATAGTTCTTCCTGGCCAAGTTTAGGGAATTGACATTTATTAGCTTTTGAAATAGCCTATTCAAATTTGAGGATGTTATTTCTAAAAATTCCTAAACTATATTATCTTGATATTCAATCTACTGAACTAAAGTTTTGTCTTCTAAGGTTTAAAATCATTAAATCTTAATTATTAATTGCCACTTTTTTATATAATTCATTCAATTCGTCAACTGAATTATAGATGTTATATTTTAATTTAACTTTTTCTGAGTTGTTTCTTCTAATTTTCTTTAATTTATTATTATTATTAAGGAGTTGAATTATACTTTTAGAAAGGGCTTCAATATCACCTGGTTTGATTATAATGCCGTTCTCTTCATTAACAACTGATGGAATAGAACCGATGTCTGTAGATACTATTGGTAAACCATAACTCATTGCCTCCAAAATTGACATTGGCATACCTTCATTATAAGAAGGCAAAACATAGATAATGCTCTTTCTATATATTTCATCAATTTTTTCCTGATCAGATATCCAACCAGGTATAACAAACATATCATCTAGCTCTAATTCTTTTATCTTGGTTTTGGCCTTTTCAATTTCACCATCACCGGCAATTATAAATTTATACTTAGAATCTATTTTACCTTTTATTTTCGAAACTGCCTCTATTAAATCATATGTCCCTTTTCTCTTTGAAAGGACTCCCATCGTCGTTACATAAATCTTTTCTTCCGGACTATTAGTTAGTTGTTTCGGAAAAACAGCATTATCTAAAGAAACAACATTAGTATTACTAATCGATTTATAGTATTTTTTCCATTGTTCACCTAATGCCAGTATAACTGTAACTTTATTAAGGGTTTCTTTAATCTGTTTTTTTCGGCTATTTGAACTTTCATTATAAAAATCTTTAAATTGTGATCCATGCATATGAAGTATAACTGGTATTTTTTTCTTTTTTAATAGATTAATAATGAATCTCTTTCGTACAAAGCTTCCTCGATATGACATATGAATATGAGCTACATTATATTGTTCATTTAGTATATATAATCTAATAAAAAGCTTGAAAAACTGATAAAAATAATAGAATATATTAAGGAAATGATTACTACCATGATAAGTAGGGAAGTATTCGAAATTTACTTTTTGGGGTAATCCAGATTCTAAATAGTTTTTTACAACTCTAGTAATTCCGCCTGTTACACGCAGATGAGAGCCAATCATAATTACTTTCATTGAATCACCTTTTCTAATTCTTTTTTGATACATACTTTGGAAGCTAATTATCTTCATGCGATAAAAAAGATTCTAATATATTAATGATGTTTTCTGTATTTGATTGGTATTTTCTAAAATCCATATTCTCCACTTTATCTATTGCTTTCCCGAGATTTTTTATATCTGATAATGAATAGATCATACCTGAATTAGAGAACTGTTCTATGATCTCTAGTTGATGGTTATCAACATGCTCACCAAATTCTTTCAATCTTGGAACACCAATAACCTTTTTTTCCATTTTTACACCGTTAATAATTGAACCAGTTCCCCCATGAGTAATAATAATAGAACTCTTAGCCATAGTTATTAAGAAATCATCTTTATTGATAAACTTTTTAAACGTATAAAACTTTGGCTCGTATGTTGAATAGCCGGTTTGAGCATATATTTCATGAGAATTTAGAAAATCATTTTCAACTAAATTATCTAATTCCTCTAATAATCTATTAAATTGAAACTTTTGTGAACCTACAGTAACAAATATCAATATATTCCCCCTCCATAGATCCCGTTTGGATAAAACTTTTTTAACTCTTCCCATTGTATTATAAATATATCTGCAATCTTATACATTAACTTACCAGTGATAGTTGGTGAAGTGATTTTTGAGAAAGATTCAATAAAAATTAGTTTTTTTCTAAACAATTTAGCTAAAAGACAGATTGGTACTGTCGCTAATGCGCCAGTAGAAATTACAACATCTGGCTTTTCTTTAAAGAAAATATATAAAGTTTGTATAAGTACAAGAAATATCTTAAATACAAATAATAGCTCACGTCTGTTTACTTGGGAAACATTATACAATTTCTTACCCTTTGAATTAAATTCATATAAGGTTTTTTCAGTTAGAATAAAGCTGTTATATTTCTCCATCATAGGATAGAGCATCATAATCTGCTCTAAGTGACCACCCGATGAAGCTGCATAACATATTTTCATAATCTCACTCTTTCATTATTAAATAATGTGCCACCATGCTAGTAAACATAACTTGAATCCACAAAATTCATTAGCATTCTAAATAAATGTTAAAACAAATTAACTAACATTATTTGCATTTTCTAAAAAGCATTTTTTGAACCAAATAAAACCAAAAAGGTTTTAAAGATGATCTTTAAATCCAACCAAAAACTTCGATTACGAATATAATATAAGTCCATTTCCACCATTTCTTCAAATCCAACACTATTTCTAGCACTTGCTTGCCAAACACCGGTACAACCAGGTGTTACAAATAATCTTTGCAAATGATAATTAGTATATTCATTGACTTCACGTGGTAATGGTGGTCTTGGACCTACTAAACTCATATCTCCCTTTAACACATTAAACAACTGTGGCAATTCATCAATGCTGGTCTTTCGAATGAACCTGCCAATCCTTGTAACTCGTGGATCATCTTTCATTTTAAACATGGCTCCTTCAACTTCATTATACTTTAATAATTCTTCAAGTTTTGTTTCAGCATCAGTTATCATTGAACGAAACTTATACATTTTGAATTCTTTTCCGTCTTTACCCAATCTTTTCTGACAAAAAAAGATTGGACCCTTCGGATCTTCAAGTTTTATTAAAAGTGCTATTACTAATAAAATAAAACTTAACATAACTAAACCAACTAGCGCACCAAATATATCCAAAGTTCTTTTCGAGATGTTATAGAGTACCTTCTTTTCAAGGTCATTCTTTATCCCTTCTCTAGGAGCATTTATCGATTCATGATTTGCGAGGTTAGTCATTACAATTCGCTCCCCTCACCCTATAAAGTTACTTTTTCTTGCTCTACTAATTTCCCCATTAACTCTAATAGCTGTTCCTTAAGTTCTTCATGCTTCAATGCAAACTCAATGGTAGTCTGAATAAATCCAAACTTCTCTCCGACGTCATAACGAATACCCTCAAAGTCATAGGCGTACACCGCTTGTACCTCATTCAACTTCTGAATTGCATCCGTCAATTGTATTTCTCCACCAGCGCCAGTTTCTTGATTTTCTAAAAGATCAAAAATTTCAGGAGTTAATAAGTATCTGCCCATAATAGCTAGATTAGATGGTGCAGTTCCCTTTACTGGCTTTTCAACAAAACGATATACTTTATGAAGATTTCCGTCTTTCTCTAACGGATCAATAATTCCATACCGGTCAGTCTGATCATCAGTTACTGTTTGAACTCCAATAACAGAGGAACCCGTTTTTTCATATTCATTTATCAACTGTTTTAAACAAGGTGTTTCAGCCTCAACAATATCATCGCCAA encodes:
- the galU gene encoding UTP--glucose-1-phosphate uridylyltransferase GalU → MKKVRKAIIPAAGLGTRFLPATKAMPKEMLPIVDKPTIQYIIEEAIESGIEDIIIVTGKGKRAIEDHFDHNFELEQNLIEKGKLDLLKKVQHSSEINLHYIRQKEPKGLGHAVWCARKFIGDEPFAVLLGDDIVEAETPCLKQLINEYEKTGSSVIGVQTVTDDQTDRYGIIDPLEKDGNLHKVYRFVEKPVKGTAPSNLAIMGRYLLTPEIFDLLENQETGAGGEIQLTDAIQKLNEVQAVYAYDFEGIRYDVGEKFGFIQTTIEFALKHEELKEQLLELMGKLVEQEKVTL
- the pssD gene encoding PssD/Cps14F family polysaccharide biosynthesis glycosyltransferase, whose product is MKICYAASSGGHLEQIMMLYPMMEKYNSFILTEKTLYEFNSKGKKLYNVSQVNRRELLFVFKIFLVLIQTLYIFFKEKPDVVISTGALATVPICLLAKLFRKKLIFIESFSKITSPTITGKLMYKIADIFIIQWEELKKFYPNGIYGGGIY
- the pssE gene encoding PssE/Cps14G family polysaccharide biosynthesis glycosyltransferase — translated: MIFVTVGSQKFQFNRLLEELDNLVENDFLNSHEIYAQTGYSTYEPKFYTFKKFINKDDFLITMAKSSIIITHGGTGSIINGVKMEKKVIGVPRLKEFGEHVDNHQLEIIEQFSNSGMIYSLSDIKNLGKAIDKVENMDFRKYQSNTENIINILESFLSHEDN
- a CDS encoding glycosyltransferase; protein product: MQKIAFYMHNFNGGGAEKVTITLADLLYKDGFDVSIIVKNNTGVLSSTVPKYIKIIDLNVSNSTKILRNIVNVLKLIQIFNKNEFKCIISVTRGMNLIASIARRLAIKTNIPLLGTIHNSVSQEKINYPKIKNYLTKKLDRQLNKIIVVSEDARKEYVNLTKVDPNKTITIYNPVVSSDIIRKSENSCPHPWLKTNRNFKTIITAGRLTYQKNQILLLEMLIKLKEEVDVRLIILGEGELRKELELFCKNNNIEKFVDFVGFVDNPYSYFKHADAFILSSRYEGLPTVLIEALACGCNIVSTDCPTGPKEILDENKYGFLCKLNDSDDLLLKTKKCLNNPINKSKLVKHSLEYSTEKSKSQYVKLMREVING
- a CDS encoding sugar transferase, coding for MTNLANHESINAPREGIKNDLEKKVLYNISKRTLDIFGALVGLVMLSFILLVIALLIKLEDPKGPIFFCQKRLGKDGKEFKMYKFRSMITDAETKLEELLKYNEVEGAMFKMKDDPRVTRIGRFIRKTSIDELPQLFNVLKGDMSLVGPRPPLPREVNEYTNYHLQRLFVTPGCTGVWQASARNSVGFEEMVEMDLYYIRNRSFWLDLKIIFKTFLVLFGSKNAF
- a CDS encoding glycosyltransferase family 4 protein, which codes for MKVIMIGSHLRVTGGITRVVKNYLESGLPQKVNFEYFPTYHGSNHFLNIFYYFYQFFKLFIRLYILNEQYNVAHIHMSYRGSFVRKRFIINLLKKKKIPVILHMHGSQFKDFYNESSNSRKKQIKETLNKVTVILALGEQWKKYYKSISNTNVVSLDNAVFPKQLTNSPEEKIYVTTMGVLSKRKGTYDLIEAVSKIKGKIDSKYKFIIAGDGEIEKAKTKIKELELDDMFVIPGWISDQEKIDEIYRKSIIYVLPSYNEGMPMSILEAMSYGLPIVSTDIGSIPSVVNEENGIIIKPGDIEALSKSIIQLLNNNNKLKKIRRNNSEKVKLKYNIYNSVDELNELYKKVAINN
- a CDS encoding O-antigen ligase family protein, producing MVKVYILIFSVINVPLKKNTSIYIVEAIKFAAYICAIVGIFNFILPNLYLKIFPFGFTDYRLGFTSVMSLFIHPGIYGWFMLFTAFYYFSEYTRKKEKKLIYSFFFFSVMAILSFKVKVILAILVVIVVYVYVIENRKIKATQIFSTIGLLSIIWLFFGRLIYNTYTLYFTQTDTISARYALSHTSLEILRDYFPIGVGFGKFASWFARINYSEFYYKYGINDVYGLDPQNPFFGTDTFWPAVIGETGFLGFVVYCVLLIYIFKRLYSIYKKNKDNHFCLFSILILVQALVESSGEPIFNSSPQNIIIGVILGLALSKRKGYNAKNSILYA